The following are encoded in a window of Cryobacterium sp. CG_9.6 genomic DNA:
- the gcvH gene encoding glycine cleavage system protein GcvH, translated as MTDKSELQYTADHEWVLIEGDIATVGISAYAAEKLGDVVFVELPEVGSSVAGGTVVGEIESTKSVGELFAPVNGTVTAINDAVVDSPELVNSDPFGEGWLIKVEFTELPTLLSFAEYSTLIGE; from the coding sequence ATGACTGACAAATCTGAACTCCAGTACACCGCCGACCACGAGTGGGTGCTCATCGAGGGCGACATCGCCACCGTCGGCATCAGCGCCTACGCAGCCGAGAAGCTTGGAGACGTGGTCTTCGTCGAGCTGCCCGAGGTGGGCAGCTCGGTCGCCGGCGGCACCGTCGTCGGCGAGATTGAGTCGACCAAGTCGGTTGGCGAACTCTTTGCTCCCGTGAACGGAACCGTCACCGCCATCAACGACGCCGTGGTCGACAGTCCCGAACTCGTCAACAGCGACCCGTTCGGTGAGGGCTGGCTCATCAAGGTGGAATTCACCGAGCTGCCCACACTTCTGAGCTTCGCCGAATATTCCACCCTCATCGGGGAGTAG